The Brassica napus cultivar Da-Ae chromosome C7, Da-Ae, whole genome shotgun sequence genomic interval CATAACCAGCCATCCTAGCTGTTCTCACCAAGTCATAAGACTCGGAAGAAGCTTGAGGAATTGACTGTGTGAAAACATCCAAAAAATTCATTAACTCTCTAAAGTCCCATTATTCAATAAGCCACCAAGAAACGTAGCTAACTAAGCTTACCTGTGAAGACAAATCAGCGGCTATGTAGATAAGAGAAGACGTGACGGATTTAGTCAGAACCGGCCGTGTTTTCAACATGCTCAAATACCATCCCACGAACCCTGTCTTTACAAACGACGCAGTAGAGGCtgtcgaggaagaagaggaagaagaagagcagaAACCGGAGATAAGTGAATAAGGAGAGACTCTTGCTTCCTTTGATCTCCCGAGAAACTGCGGCGTGCGAAAATAAGGCCTCGGCTGAAATCGCCGGACGTCTCCTCCTCGTGGTAAAAGATCGAGCTTTCCGAGAGGATTCGCCGCGGACGTTCGGTGTGAACGTAAGATCCGAGCGGCGTCGGAGGCAGCGTTTCTGAACAATGCGCCGGTCATTGCTCGTGATGTAGCTCCGAGGGTTTCGGGGAAGGGTTTTATATATAAcggcggaggaggagaagaagaaatagaacaGAGCTCTCtgttttgtaataaataaaaaaagagttaATCCGATGCAATATTTTCGCGAgtacatatatgtatttctaCTCGCGCCTTATACCATAAGTCCATAATTATTCTTAATAAATACTATATTATACTGCATTTTTCTAGAGACGTTGAGTAGTTTCCGAGATATTTTCCAACAGAAAATGACGCCATCAATATATTCACACATAGACAATAATCGATTATTTTATCATATGACAAGACAACACATCGATTAGCAACTCAATATATTCGACAAGTCCATCCCCTTTTGTTATTGGTCTTTTGGTataatgaaaatatgaaaacgaGGTGAGTTCATTAGAGAAAATTGTACCTTATAAAATTGTGTGAAAAAATTCACAACAAAAATATCTATGTTGAGTGTGAAATTTGCATCCTGCAAAGCGCGTGATCCAGAAAAGTTGGACGGGTCAAAAACCAAACGTCCCCAAACTATTTTTAGGTTGTGTAGTTTCTTGGCTGTCTAAAAGTCGAGTTCACATTGGCTCGGTCGATGTCATGGTCTCTGACACGTACAACTTTACTCTGTGACACTAACCTTTAGCAGCCGCCACCTGTTACTACGACATTCCCACATTTGAGCCACTTGTTGGCGTATTTTTTGGTTTGACCAAATTTTCACTAAAAAGTAAGAAGTCCAAAATGTGTATTACAAGATTGAAGCGAAGCCCAATAACCTAAGCCCAGTCACTAAACCTCTTTTGTTCactcttatttatatattaacaaaaacaaacattGGAAGTAGATGCTAAACAATAACAGATGAGGGTTATTTTCCATGAACGTTATTTTCTTAACGTTCACAAAGTTCCATTAACTAAATGGATACGTATATAGaataatgtgtgtgttttggtttaaaaattgtGGCATACCCAAAATCAATATGAACTATCATCACTTTcgattaaaattttgttacaaaaaaaataagtttggaAAAAAAACTCTGAATACAAAAAACTGAACCAAATCtaatccgaaaaagtagtactgAACTTTAACAAAATTGGTTAGACATTCgaatgggttcaaaattttagtaTCTAGAGAACTAGAACAGAATCTGatccaaaacaaaatattttgggtatccaaaaatattcaaaccagatttatatacttacttatattaattatttttatatttaatatctaaaataatatacaaaatatataagatgtttttaagATGTTCAAAATGCttggaaatatataaaaatagttaaaatacaGTATAACGTCTCGataaaaatagttaaagtaCAGCATAACCTCTATAAATTCACCATGTTGATCAGTTCTACATGACAAACATAGAGTTTGACCAGAAGATATAATATCTTTCTTATTCTGGAAGCTCTAACGTGATGATAaaacaagattaattaatataccCACATCATACAGTCCGTCCACGTCAGTTTCTTAATTACAATGAGACAACTTCTTTGTAATTAATAGAATAAATGGTCCAACTTGCTATTAAATTAACACTAATCAGTACAACTACATTCACAAGTTTGATCAATTCTATAGAACAAACACACGAAGCGTTTGACCAGTATGCTGGAAACAGTATATAACGTGGTGAACCAAATGTAGATTAGTCTAAATACAACCGGCCCTAAGATGAGTAGATTAGCCAGAAAATGAATTCAATAGTTATCCATTTCTATTCGCCGACATGCAAAGTATATATCAGCTACACGTTGGTTACAGCTTTACTCACCGTTACTCATTCTCTTATTACAGATTTTCCTACTAATATATTGAATGTTACTAATATCCATTGGTTGACAAaagaatacaaaatataatttacttaTAGAACTGCCTGTAACTTGTAATGAAATAAGTCAATGAGACACGCCTTTGAATCTCTTATCCTCCTGAACAATTCATATGCTCGGTAATTAATTTAATGTAGTTTCTTCCACGATTTaactttgattatttacatactCTTAGACATGAATTTAGTTTTACAAAGTcatgttttttatataaataacctTTGAACATTGACGGCGTAAATTTCATATAAACGTAAGTATGTTActctaaaataaaacattatagatatgtatatatttctttacaaTATACTATTAAAGTAGCAGCTGTTGATTTGCAGATGGAAAATTGATGATGAATCAGAGTAGATATTTTGGTTGGAccactttttaatttttctataagaaagatttttattaaaatatttaaaaaaaggcaaatcttcaaaatagcacttttctaagtttatatcacaaaaatagcactcaaaaactaaaatgaccaaaatagcatctttctaagtttatcctttgaaaattttaatgttttttatttttcaaaatttgaaatcttatccccaaagcCTCAtttttcaactctaaaccctaaaccctaaactctaaaccctaaaccataaaccctaaaccctaaaccctaaactataaaccctaaaccctaaaccctaaatcctaaaccccaccctttaactctaaaccctaagtttgtgacttttgataaaacattaaatactatttttgtgacttttgacctcgAGTACTAGTTTGGaaaaataaacttgatttagtgctatttttgtctttttctctttaaaaaatgacgttcatgtttttatttgtcCGCCCAAAACTTTGTCAAATGGAggtggaaaataaataaaacaacgCGTTGAATAAATAAAAGAGGATTGAAAAAGCACGGCAAAGAAGGAAAACGACGCGTAGTCTACGGACGTATATAAGGAACGGCAGAGTCGAAAGTCATCATCTCTCATActattcttcatcttcttcttcacgcGGTTGTCTCTTACCAACTCAACACACATTCTCTTAAAAAGCCTATCAGATCAAACATTCGTCGAATTAACAAACCGTTTTCAAATCCAACCTAAACCATTCGATTTCATCCCAACCGAATCAATTTCAATTTCACTCTCTACACTTGGAATCAGCTAAAACACTAACAGTAAGTGATGTTGCGAGCATTAGTACGGCCTCTCGAGCGGTGGTGTCCAGGAACCAGAGCGAACGGCGATGCTTTACTCTGGCAATCGGAGCTGAGACCGCACGCCGGCGGAGAGTATTCGATCGCGGTGGTTCAAGCCAATTCGAGACTAGAGGATCAGAGTCAGGTCTTCACATCCTCCTCCGCCACTTACGTCGGAGTCTACGACGGACACGGTGGACCCGAAGCTTCTAGATTCGTTAACAGACATCTCTTCCCTTACATCCACAGTAATCACATCTTCTCATCATTCCAAGATTCAAActttgctttaaaaaaaaaaaaaaatctgatcttTGTCATGTAAATTTTGCAGAGTTCGCTAAGGAAGAAGGAGGAATATCTCCAGATGTGATTAAAAGAGCGTTtaaagaaactgaggaggactTTTGTCATATGGTTCAACGGTCCTTACCGTTGAAGCCTCAGATGGCTACTGTGGGAACTTGCTGTCTCTTTGGCGCTATCTCTAACGGCACGCTTTATGTTGCGAATCTTGGAGACTCGAGGGCTGTTCTTGGGAGAGTTGTTTCAGGGGTTGCTGTAGCTGAACGGTTGTCCACTGATCATAACGTTGCTGTTGAAGAAGTGAGGAAGGAGGTTAAGGCGCTTAACCCTGATGATTCGCAGATTGTTATGTATATTCGTGGAGTTTGGAGGATTAAAGGCATTATTCAGGTATGTTACTTAGAGCTTTTGCTTCCTTGCTTGCTTGTATCTATGGTGGAGTTTTGTGATTTGTGTTTCTATGCATAAAAGTTGTAGTGTGATGGTGTGTATTCTCTGTTTTGAGTGACGTAAGTTTGATATAAATGGGGGCTTGTAATGTTCCAGGAATCCTTCACAGGGGCTCCTGCAACGTTTCTTCCCCAGTGTAGTCAGAGCTCTACATGATAATGAAGAGATATGTTTTGTGGTTGTTGATGACCTTTCCATGAATGTTGAGCTCGTTGTATGTAGTAGTTAACTAAATTTGTTTATCTATGTGCTTCTTTATAGGTATCGAGATCAATTGGGGATGTATACTTGAAGAAACCTGAGTTTTACAGAGATCCGGTTTTCCAGCAACATGGAAATCCTATTCCTTTGAGGAGACCTGCGATGACAGCCGAACCCTCTATTATAGTAAGGAAGCTTAAGCCACAAGACTTGTTTCTGATATTTGCATCAGATGGTCTCTGGGAACATCTTAGTGATGAAGCAGCCGTTGAGATTGTACTCAAACACCCAAGAGCTGTAAGTTTGCCATCCTAAACTTGAAGTTTATTGTGTTTTTCCCTTTCTGTTAGctactttttaaatttctaactctCTGTGGTCTACAGGGGATCGCACGAAGACTTGTAAGAGCCGCTCTTGAGGAAGCtgcaaagaagagagaaatgagaTATGGAGATATGAAGACAATCGCCAGAGGGGTTCGAAGACATTTCCATGACGACGTAAGCGTCGTTGTTGTTTATCTCGATCAACACAAACCGAAGAATGGTAAACTGATCCAGCAAGGAGGCATCACAGCTCCACCGGATATCTACTCACTACGCTCAGATGAAGCGAAGCAACGGCAGCTACTCAATGTGTTATACTGACTCTCTGATTATGGTAAATGGTTGTTTTGGAAAATATTCAAATAGGGAAGAAAACTTGTTTAcatatttgtttaatctttCACGAAGAATGTTTGTTCTTCTTATATATTGGAGTTGGATTTGTATATTCTTTTACTAGCAATGAATGAAACCCTTTTTCGTTTTCGGCAAAGCAGTTTTGGTTTTGTCAAACAATACTTCTGGCATACAGAAGTAAGAAAAACTTGTTTTGAGTTTATGACAAGGTTGATTGAACCTTGTTTGAGTTCTGCTAATGCTCGATGTGGTAAATGAACAAGTGAAAGAGTTGAATTTTAAGGtgaatttatatttgtatttctgttttaataatatagttttGCAGTATATAGCAGTTGATCACGATTTCTCTAAACccaaacatataattttatcttCATCAAACGAAGAGCTACAAGACAATCATATCAACAGCAAAAATTCAATTACATTTctgctttttattttcttaattgtttttttttcatttttctcaatcatttaataatattttaatcatcTTCTTTTCCATATAAATAATAACGCTAGATAGAatcagttatttttttttaacaaactattcatattatttgtttcaaataatttttcagCTAGATGTCAGTACAAATGCCATTGTAAAACTGATGCCGACTGCATAAACATATGCATAGGCCCTCGGATAGATCCATCATTTATGGCTTGTGTTTTAAGTCCTCCAAAGAAATCCAATTGTGTTGTCTTGCTAGTCATGATATCGATATTATCTATCTTTACCTgttataagattttaaattaaaaaattgcagatatttataaaaatattcaatttaaaTTAGCATCAATATCCaacccaaaatatttaaatggttCAAGTGAGAAGAGCTTAAGTGGTTTCATATGTGTATCGATTATACTATGTGAATCCATTTTCTAACTATACATTCAGGATCGAATCAGAAATTTTGagagttaaaatatttttataaagtttagtaaaaaaaatctataatttaaGGGTTTATGCATACgtaaaaagtttcaaaaattttgGAATCAAATTAACCAGGGAAAGCTCAAATTACAGCCCATTAAAAAATTTTGTTCTGGAGGAATGTGCTGGTCCCAAACTTGGCAGCTCAAATTCAGGATCGTCAACTCCTACAGTCTCAATGAGGTAAGCTCCAAACCCTCAGTTACTATCATGTCCTGTCGTGATCTTTTAGTTGGAAAATGAGTTTAACTCTTATACTCTTAGATTGTCATTGGCTTGTGTATATGAGCATTATTGTCTGGTAATTTGATATGTTAATTGGAAAAGAACTGAACTCTTATTATGCTAGATTGACATGTGTATATGAGCATTACTATCTGATAATGTGATCTGTTAGTGGAAAAACAAGGATAACACTTTTACGGTTAAATTGGCATGTGTATATGAGCATGTTACGTTACGGTAAAGCGTAAAgagtaaaacataaacaaagtaGTGCTCACAAtgttattattttcatatttttttaaaaaaaatagcttaaattttgcttatgttttacttatgtttttttcCAGTGCTTATGTTTTACTAtgaattgtttattttaaattattttgtgtgtttaatgtATATACAACCTCTTAAAGTTATTAAGATTTTAACTTTTAGTtatgtaaaaattaaatgaatactTATATCTAGTTATGCTTAGGGAAGGTTTTCTGTTGGATATTAACAAGTTTAAGATGAGTACTTTGCTTGTTAATGTTCTGTTTCTGAGTGGTTAACTCAGGTATCGATCCAGGTGATGAAAAACAAAAGGATCAATGAGACTTTAGCTTGGCAAATAACGCGTCAAAGCTGGTATAACTCAGGAGAAGGCATAGGGATGTCAATAACTCATGAAGATAAAATGCCAAGTTTAGAGACTGGTCAAATGGGTTCGAAAGACAGCTCTTACCTTGTAAACCGATTCATCTTATGGAAGTTGGGTGAAATTGAATCTTGCAATCGATCCGAATCTTGACTGACTCCGAATCTCTAAGCTTCCGAAAACTGAAAACTAATCTTACTCAAGTATACAGCCTTGAGTCAAGAAATCGTGATCGACCGAGGAGGATTAACCAAATATGTTCTAAAAACCGCACAGAAATGTTAAGATCAGAACCATAGTGGTAACTATGTGATTGACTAACCTAATAAGCAGTCATGCTTAGGGAAGGTTTCTGTTGGATATTAACAAGTTTGAGATGATTACTTTGCTTGTTAATGTTCTGTTTCTGAGTGGTTTAACTCAGGTATCCATGTGATGAAAAACACAGGATCAATGAGAGTTTAAGCTTGGCAAATGAATGTGTCAAAGCTGGTATAACTCAGCAGGAGACATGGGGATGTCAAGGACTCAAGAAGGAAGTGGTTGCTATGTGATCATTGAGCTTGAGTTTGACTAGTGTCTGGTTTCATTGATAGGATAGTAAGTTTAAGGACTAAATTTACTATGTGTTTTGGGTTGTATAAGTGGGACTTATGCAGGTACATGATTGTATTTAAGTCTTTGGGAGACAGtgaagaatttttaaaatttagattgtGCTAATAACTACTAAATGTGACTGCTTATTAGGTTAGTCAATCACACAGTTACCATTATGGTTCCTGTCACAACCATCAGCCTGTTAAAGTGATTGAGAAAACTTAACCTTTCTTCCTGCAAAATGATTCTAGTGCTATAGCCGTTTGTTTCTTGTCACGTGCACTGACCTTAGAAACAAGCTCCCTTGAATCATTTGCAACAGGTCCTTGAACCATACATGCTTCAACCTGAAGCAATTCTTGATTCATACCTGCAAAACAAACTCAACCAACATTTAGTTAGTTTTAACTCAAACCTGAGATTGTACTTACAGTGATTTGTTTGAACTTCAAAGTATCACTCTGCTCCGCTATTGTTTCCAATAGAGGGTTCGGAATCGTTTCTTGAAGGGTTCGGAATCGTTTCTGAAAGGTTCAAGGATACAACTCTGGCTCGAGCAATCTTCAAACAGACCTGCATCAACAGCTTAAACCTCACTGCTGACGTCTTCTTTCCACCATGTCTCACACCAAATGCCTCTTGTAGTGTTCGTGAGACTCACTCTGCAGCAGCCCTTAAGATATATCCTCTAGAACCCTGATATCTCTTCTCTGCTGTGCCATCCTCAAACACCTTCACTTGTATGAGAAATCACACTAGACTTGGTGTTTGCATCACATTCTGTCTCAGACCCAATCAGTACATCATTCTGATTCATTTTCATTCTTCAAGCAAGCCTTGAATATCTATAAACCTCAACTGAGTATAACTTCTCTGTTATCCTGAGACGAAAACCTTTCTTGTGATGCTCCAAAGACACAAGTAAACCTCACTTGTTCTTAACCCAATGCAGTTTGACTTCTCTGGATGTCCATTCAATTAGGAATGCATTTCAGTTGCTCAACTTCTCTAAGATGACCATACTTCATTATCCTTTGACCCTGACTTTGAAGCTCCTTTGCATCGATGCCTCTGAAACTGTTCTTGCAGACCCTGCAACAGACCCTGCAGCTAGCCTTTTTCAACGTGTCCTCATCTCAAAAATTAACACTACCATCTCATTATCCTTGAGATGCCTGCAACTGACCACTAGATGACCTTAACATCATCAATCACTCCATCAGACCTAAGCAGACAACTCTATTACCTTCTGATGAAGACCAAGCTGTGACTGAACCTGTTGACAATCTCTTTCTGACCTTGGATCTTTGTTTTCTGCAGACTTGTATCACCCATGAAGCCTATCAAAACCAGTGATTCCTTTTTAACTCCTACCTGCCAAGAGCTAACCATCCTCTGAAGCCGTCTGACTTCATTACTCCACCTGCAACTCAACCTCTTAAGTAGCCGTGTACTTCATTTACTTGCAGAAACTCCACTTGAAGCTTCGATCCGTCAAAGCTTCATATATTTCTCAATCTTAGCTCCACCTTTCAGAGTTAAAACAACACTGCCTTATTGATTAATCATGGCTTAAAACTTGATAATTGTCTCATTTTCACTGCAGCCACTGCAACGAATCTGTTTTTACCAGAAGATCCACCAAGGCGCTTCCCTTTACTACCTTACGCCACTCATCTGAACCAACTTGACATCTATTATAATTCCTCCTCTTTGGATGAGAAAATTGTGTCAAACCTTGAGGCACCACTTCTGCTATATCTCCAGATTCCTCTTTGTTACTTTCAATTTTGACCATTCATAACAGAACTCCTGCTGCCATCTTCAAGTATTACACTAACAAACCGAGTTTCTGACCGTTAAGAATGTACCATTTCTGGAGCAGTCTGGAAAAAACATTCTCTTGAGACTTCCGAGTAGAACTTTAACCTTGAGCTTCATGTCCAGATTTCTTTATAATCGACACGTCAGATTTCAGTTGACGTAAGTAAACCAGAAACCACCTTATTCTTCCCTCCTTTGGTTTTTTATACCACTGATATCACAATCAGTTTCACCAATCATCTTCCCTGCCAAGTTAAGACACTACCTCCATTTGTCACAAAGCTTTAACCTGAGCTTATACAACCCAAAACACAACTGTAAATGATATTTTATGCAACACTTTGGAATATGAAgtcatttttaacatttttaatattacttataaCTTTTAGATTTCTAAAATAGTAATCCCTACAAACTTACTTTTTGAGTATTGGTAATGCTGTATTGATATAACATACACCCACTAATCGGTTTACTTTATAGACTTGTTTCTTatactaattatttttcttatttgagatttttaagttaatttttggtttttgtttctataaatattttattacttaaatcatttttcaataACATAGTTTTTAATAGATATTATAATTGTTGTTACATGCAGGGGCGGATCCACGTGTAGGAAGGGTGCGGCACATGGCACGTACTAAATAATAAACCTTTTGAGCAAAATTATGTACTGATTCAACTTTGTGGCTTGTTGGTTTTTAAAAGCTCAACTGTGCCCCACCCCACCCAATTTCCAGGCCTTCAATGAGCTGtattttttttcgttttaacTCTTTTACACTTTTTagattatttcttttttttttggctaaataACATTATTCTTTCTTTGTtagaaattttcttttgttctctTTAATACTAGTTTTGGaattcttttataatttatttaaagtttactttaacaattttttcaactaaaatgaatattagaAAAGGAAGTTATCGTgtgtaataagaaaaaaaataataaatataaatattattttataatattatttatataagtaTCTAAAATTGTAGAATTGCTTATATTTTTGTGTGATTACCTTTTAAAAACGAAAAacgtaaaataatatatttttaaaattaatatgatataatttattagATAGTGTGCtccatattaaaatatttttgggatTCGCTCAtggttacatattttttttcttaacttaaTTACGTAATTAAAGTATCACATACATGGATGTCATTACAAAGGAACGTTGTGCCAAGGTCTTGGTTGTTTTTTGTTGATTGAAAATCCACCAAATACGACATATACGAACAATGTTTGGTAGCCTTGACATCTCTTTCCACATACGACATTTACGaacaatctaaaattttattttcatatttacaaaaaaattcttaaattttgcttatgttttacttatgtttttttttgtcagtgcTTATGTTTTACTATgcattgtttattttaaattattttgtgtgTTAAATGTACAATTAAAGTTATTAAGATTTTACCTTTTACACatgtaaaaattaaatgaatactTATATCTATTTACATTTTAGGTATTGAATTTGGTAATTTAATGGAGTTTGATGGAATTTAAATCTGACAtgaaatctagtgttattcaattgTGGATTTGAACAAAGTGAAttaaaatcaagtgttattggATTAAAGATTTGTCAAATAGAAGTTGAAAAGAATTTATTTCACCTGTTATTCAATATCTCATATAGATTTTTGGAGAAGTTAGTTATAATAGATTTTGATAGAGTTTTTAgtgaaaaacaagaagaaacaaaTCCTAGCTTCTTTTACGTGACTTTCAAATCCTTATCGAATTAATCAGTTCTTCTCGTTCTCATCCTTCCTCCTCCACGATTCCTCTATTTATCATCTTTCCTTCATCACCACTGTAATTGCTTCATGTAAATGAGTTATAAAGAATTCCCATAATATCCATCATAAGAATTAAAGTAAAACAATAGAGTCCATCACGCATTTAAAATTCCAGTTAAGTCCATTAGAATACTTCTAATTAGAATTTCCAATGAATTATTCAATCCAATACCACCCCGTACTTATTAGCacaatctaaattttaaaaactcttcAATTCTCCCAAAGATTTAAATATAGTTAactgtaaattatattttatacaacACTTTGGAATatgaattcatttttaatattacttataaCATTTAGATTTCTAAAATAGTAATCCCTACAAACTTACTTTTTTGAGTAATGATTGGTGCTATTGATATAACACACACCCACTAATAGGTTTACTTTATAGACTTGTTTCTTCTACtaattgtttttcttatttgagatttttaagttaacttttggtttttgtttctataaatatCATTATATTGCGTAATCATTTTTCAATAACATAGTttttatagattatattataatagttgttacatgttttttttcttaacttaaTTACGTAATTGAAGTATCACATACCGGGATGTCGTTACAAAGGAACGTTGTGCCAAGGTACTGgttgtttttttgttgattgAAAATCTGCCACGTACGACATATACAAACAATCTTTGGTAGCCTTGACATCTCTTTTTCTCTGATTACGACAAGACAGGATAGTAATTGAGGGTTTGGTGCTTACCTCATTGAGAAAGTAGGAGTAAAAAATTAAAgagggaaaacaaa includes:
- the LOC106441150 gene encoding PXMP2/4 family protein 4: MTGALFRNAASDAARILRSHRTSAANPLGKLDLLPRGGDVRRFQPRPYFRTPQFLGRSKEARVSPYSLISGFCSSSSSSSSTASTASFVKTGFVGWYLSMLKTRPVLTKSVTSSLIYIAADLSSQSIPQASSESYDLVRTARMAGYGLLILGPTLHYWFNLMSRLFPKRDLITTFKKMAMGQTVYGPTMNVIFFSLNAALQGENGSEIIARLKRDLLPTMLNGVMYWPMCDFITFKFFPVHLQPLVSNSFSYLWTIYITYMAGREKPTPIAS
- the LOC111208180 gene encoding probable protein phosphatase 2C 63, translated to MLRALVRPLERWCPGTRANGDALLWQSELRPHAGGEYSIAVVQANSRLEDQSQVFTSSSATYVGVYDGHGGPEASRFVNRHLFPYIHKFAKEEGGISPDVIKRAFKETEEDFCHMVQRSLPLKPQMATVGTCCLFGAISNGTLYVANLGDSRAVLGRVVSGVAVAERLSTDHNVAVEEVRKEVKALNPDDSQIVMYIRGVWRIKGIIQVSRSIGDVYLKKPEFYRDPVFQQHGNPIPLRRPAMTAEPSIIVRKLKPQDLFLIFASDGLWEHLSDEAAVEIVLKHPRAGIARRLVRAALEEAAKKREMRYGDMKTIARGVRRHFHDDVSVVVVYLDQHKPKNGKLIQQGGITAPPDIYSLRSDEAKQRQLLNVLY